AGAACAGATGGTTATTGACATTTGCCTGGTTTTATTTGAGAGTTTTACTCTCTCATGATGGTGTAAATGCTGTTTCAGAGGCTTTAGCAGCCTTTGGAAATCACTGGTAATATTATTACCATAATGGTGACTTCAGTCAACATGTATGAGTGTGTTCTACATCCAGGTGTTGGGAGGAAGATTGGGCTGAGGAGAAGCAGCAGGCCGACCAAACCGACCCGCAGATATCCGGCCTCCAACATGTTCGACGGCATCAGCACCAAGTGAGACATCAACACTCAGAAAAGTCTTCCTGCAGCAACAtgacgattagtcgattaattcaTCAGTCGATTGACCgaaaaaataattagtttaagtctttttatttttaccatTTCAAGTAAATTACCGTGAGGATTTGTTGGGGTGTTATTGGATAATAAACTGAGTATTTTTAGGTTTTGGTTGACTGTTGACTTGAgaaattaagtaattaatttaATGACATCACCAACTTTATGAATTATATATAAATTTgcgactttaatctcagagaatatccaattgtttttcttgtaaattcacgactttaatctcggaagttctttctctgaatattacgcccctcccccggctccgtcattattatgattttttccCTACACTGGCCCTAATACGCTGTCACAGATAATAAAGTAGATTTAATCtgaatatgaatatttaaatcTCCACCATTCTCTGTGCAGCGCGGCCAGGTCGGTCCTGACGAGGATGGACAACATGAAGAAGATAAGGTGGCTTAGTAACAACAAAGAAGGGGTGAGTAGAGTAATATTTCCATCCTGACAGTAAACCCCTCCCCGATCTACTGGCTGTTGCCTGAGCACCTGAACGTGCTTCCTGTTTGCACACAGGAATGTCTATTTTCCATATATGTTGCTCCTGAAGTGGTCAGGAGACACACTGTGGTTGAATTTGTGTCTCCAGACTCGACAGCACGTCAATTTGATTTGATTCGACTTTCACTCTGGATTTGCAGTTGCAGTTAGATCACTGAGGGTGCATGTTAAAGAGTCAGTCCATAAaattaacacacaaaaaaacttgAGTTATGTAAAAGGGtgggtccattattattattataatatattttctttaggttttatatcattctgtggcttcccagtggtgttccttgtCGATTCAAATCCGAACactcaaattttggtcaaagttcGTATGTTTCAGCATTAAAATGCAATTTTTCAAAGCCTCTCTAAAAACTTGTTCCCACCTGACCTGATGTAcctgtaggtttctgcatgatgacgctgctacatgtacagtatatatacatccttatagtcagtgtattaatacagtaactaagatggcggtcggcgtgctcccagtttggagaagcagacaggagtaccgacaggAAGCtgagcaacgtactgctgtggacgccacgttagttcagatcagaaagtcacacaataacacaaactaactaaccgatggaggcagcggtagaccagcaactcccctgttctgagaggtaaaattactgttattgtgaatggagtttggtggctttgaagacagctatataacggcttcagttccacgttgtaaagggctgtctgatggcgaggtaaagtgggggaaatattctaaatatagcgtacacttaaactaatattgatttcttttaggtggctaaaatccgtgtttctgctgctcccgtccacagccgctttacctcgccatcagacagctgttacatcgctgtcttcaaaaccaccagactccattcacaaaaacagtaattttacctcgcagaacttGGGAGTATACATAAAAagctcacttcaaaacacagcGCAGACCTCAGTTTCTATTTCTTTAGTAACTTTTGTTTTCGTCTGTATTCTTTGATGACCTTTTAATATAAAATGAGATTAGGTAGTTAATGTTCAGTGTTGTTTTGAGTGGTGTATTTCTCTGAATGACACTGCTGCTGTATTGAGTGTTTACATTTGGAAGCAGCTTTAAAACCCCGTTCACacactctgtgtctgtctgtgtgggtgCTGCCTCTCTTATCAGGCCGCCGTGAGGGCGGTGCACCCAGCTGCACCCTGCCGCCCTCCCTCTGCTCGCCGGTCATGGGGAGTGGGCGTCGGGGGGCTAATCTCTATCAGCTGCAACCATATTGGAAGGCAGACGAAAGCCTGAGGAGCACCAGcccttgtttttgtgtttgtgtgtttttgtcatatGAAGTTTATATAGTTAGACATCATAGTTTAGATCTGTTGCTCTCAAACTGACCTCCAGTTAACTGACTGATtaagattaactatggacaatcatgcgatttaatattttaatcgactgacagctctAATAATCATAATTTTTAAGTGCCATGATTTCTTCCCAAATCCTGAAAAATGTGATATGTTTAAGATCTCTGCGGGCTGTACTGTTTAGTTTTGTCTtacagtgtttttgtgtgtgaagaAATTGCAGAAGATCTACTCTAAAGCGCAGAGGAGCAGAACACCGGTGCCTCCACAGACAGAGCTCATTGACAGCGAGGATGACAACGGTTTGTTCCAACGATCAGGAAGAaataagagagagaaggaagagcgTGGATTATGAGTGAAGACGCcacattttttaatcatcttctttgtctttttgctCATATGAATGGTTACTTCCAGGTGGAGTCGTTGACGAGGACAGCAGGCGGGAAGTGTCTGCAGACGACGACAGCAACTGCAGCACCGACCAGAACTTTGACGCCAAACTGAGCCGAGCCTCGTTGCTCTACAAGGGACCCAGCGGCGGTCGGTACCAAACCAATGACACGGTTACAATAAGCATCCACAACACCTGACATGAAGTTAAATTCTGCTTTGGAAGTAACAGAAAAGTCATATcgctttttaatttatatttgatGTCGATCCTTTCAGCAAAATATTTCTCATATTTCAATTTACAAAACTCCAGTTTTGCGATTATtttaactgatattgattaCGATATGATGTTGCGATATTAAAGGGAATGCTCATTTTTGCATCTTTATtctcattttaaatgaaaaacatattaaaggtgctattgatgacattgataacattcaccTCCTATGATTTATAAATTGCAGTCGGCCATATTACGATTAAATGTGAAGTTCTGATGTTTTCTCTGTCGTTGTTCAGAGTTCCCGAGAGGAACGTTCAGGATCAGTGCCTCCGGAGCGAACACGACCCGCAGAACAGCGTTCAGGTCAGACTGTTGGCAGAActttattttctgtgtgtttgccaGATATTGTCAAATTATTACCAAACCTGGATCGACGTCGCATTTTTGCAGCCCGGTAGGAAACTGTCCGGATGGAGAAAAATGGCTTGACTTTACTGACGTCATACCTGAAAGATGTTCCCGGATGATCAAGTTCAATCtggtttagtttatttgttgttaCTTGTTGTgagttaacattttatttccacTGCTTTACCTCTTCCTGTCTCcttgtttcttttcctttcctcctccagACCCACTAAGAGGGCGTTGGCCGATCGGTCTGACGAAGACAACGACTCTGACGATGAAGTGCAAGACGTCGGTAAAGTCCCTGGAAGGTCAGTAGGGAGATGATGAAGCTCTTTTGATACAACATAACTTTTCCTTTACGATCACGATATTTTCGCTGGTTTTGTAAAGTCAGCTGTGCCTTTCTCAAACATTCAtcgtttctgtttctgtttctctccagCAGCCGTCAGCCGCTCGGCCCGCGTACGGAGGACTTTCTGGGGACTCGCAGAGACAAGATGAACGCAGGAGCAGGTCTGGCAGATATCGATCCCATGGCCATCGACCAATCGGTGAGTTTAGACACATTGTCAGACACATGCTCAGACAATGAAACTATCACTGAGCAGTTTGTCACCTTCCTCTCTCACTgcctttccttctttccttcctcagGTGGGGTTTGACAGCATCGGAGGTCTGTCGGGTCACATCTCAGCTCTGAAGGAGATGGTTGTCTTCCCACTTCTCTACCCTGAAGTCTTTGACAACTTCAAGATCCAGCCTCCCaggtgacacacaaacacagattcaTATATTTACGGAGGTTAAATACATTCTATGATACTCACAGATAAAGAAAACACCGCCTGAGGTCGAACAACATTTCACAAAACTTTGTTGTCTTTTGAAACAAAACATGCGAAAACAGATTCATCAGTGGAACTTCTATTTTAAATTTAAGAAGAATAATTGAACATGTTTCGTCCGTCTCCCTCTCCAGAGGTTGTCTGTTTTACGGACCTCCCGGGACGGGGAAAACGCTGGTTGCCCGGGTGCTGGCCAACGAGTGTAGCCATGGCAACAGGAAGGTGGCCTTCTTCATGAGGAAGGGAGCCGACTGCCTCAGCAAGTGGGTTGGCGAGTCGGAGCGGCAGCTGCGGCTGCTGTTTGAGCAGGTAATGCCGGGCACAAAGTACACGAGGATGAAGGCGATTTTAGGGTCTGAATCCTCCAGacgatcgtcagcaaagccctgagtCTAAAGATGATCCTGTCAGCTGCgtctaatgcatgagctaatgcttaacttgaagcataaagtagtagtaagatggagctcagaaatggaggagcaacttgttgattagtgtttatttaacgtgtctctgtgacttcatccatccatccttcctcaattttcagtacaaagtaaaaactatcatcactaattcttcctgcccgtcgtccgtcATGTTTGTTAACTCTAAAGTTACGTTTGATCGCGATAGATTTTGcaagatttctgtttttttttagtggggactcttgttgttgatgaatgaatctgttagtgtgtggtggcTGTTTTGGTCAAATGGTTGCTCCACACGCTACAGGAaccaaactgttaaatttaacctaacatgttgttatgtgtgggctctctcacatcTTACACATCTGTTTCCCCAAACTACCCGTCTGTTACcgagtcacaatgttactgcaCCCTGCACTTAATCAgcacagtttgttttctttatctgagtgtgtgttggtgtgtatcGTCCTCAGGCGTATCAGATGCGTCCGTCCATCATCTTCTTTGACGAGATCGACGGCCTGGCTCCGGTCCGATCCAGCAGACAGGACCAGATACACAGGTCAGAACAAACATCCCCTGAATCAACCAAtctttttatataataaagacagagtagtttagttgttttgtctcgTTGTGTCCGTCCTGCAGCTCCATCGTGTCGACGCTCCTGGCTCTGATGGACGGGTTGGACAATCGAGGGGAGGTCGTTGTGATCGGAGCGACAAACCGCCTGGACTCCATCGACCCGGGGCTGCGACGGCCCGGACGCTTCGACAGGGAGTTCCTCTTCGGACTGCctgacagagaggtgacgtCTCTTTTACATGTCTCACAATGTCTGACTACACAATACATTCAGTTATCATTTCAGTTTGTTTACAGATTTTTACCAAATCCATTAATTACTTGAATCCTTTTTTAGCTGAATTTTGGCTTTAAAATGATGATGGCACACTGATACTCCAAGCTTGTTTGGCTATTAtagattcatttattatttattcatttattctggGCAGTTTGGACAAACATGGTGTTTGTTAATATCTTTTTATAATTCACATGGTGACTAAACAGCTGACTGTTTGATTCGGTTTGTGTTTCAGTCTCGTAAAGAGATTCTGAAGATCCACACCAGGCAGTGGAAACCCCGTCCGTCTGAAGATTTCCTGGACGAACTGGCCGAGAAATGTGTCGGTAAGAACGACAGAAAGCTTCAAGTGCATCACACCAAATCTAGAAATATTTATTTCTAACCAGTGACTGTTAGTGGGAAAAATTATACACAACAATGTGCAAAATCGCATTTTCTAGACATGAGTTTAAAAAGAAGGATGTTCTTAATAAAAAatcttgaaataaaataaaaaatttaaatatatttgaaataaataaaacaaaaataaaataaaaaacaaataagagataaaaaacataaataaaaatatctaagaaatttaacattttaaatatgagaaaataaataaataacaataataaatagataagttataaaaaatataaataaaaaaatcgaataaattaaacatcttataataataattgaaataataataatgaaatataaatacattcaaatacataaattaataaaacaaattcaCACTCACTGTGGTCCCCTCCACGTTAATTCACTCGCCAGGATAGATACAGAATTTATACTGTAAGGCACGTttacagaagagtaaataaaacagaatataaaaataaataagtaatatgaatacaattaaataaaatacataaacaattaaaacaattaaataaaggttatataaAAACTATTCAGGAGACAGACCTTTACAACAGTGCAGGTTTGGGTACCTTTATATGTCTCTGCAGGACTGAATGAATCTGTTGGTTaactgacttcctgtctctcagGTTACTGCGGTGCCGACATCAGGGCAGTGTGCACCGAGGCGGCGCTGTGCGCTCTGCGGCGCCGCTACCCGCAGATCTACAGCACCTCCCAGAAGCTCCTGCTGGACGTCTCCTCCATCGCCGTCAGCAGCTGCGACTTTGTGGCGGCCATGAAGAAGATGGTGCCGGCCTCCCACCGCGTCGCCGCCTCGCCAGCCAAACCCCTGTACCCTGAGGTTCAGCCGCTGCTGGTAGCCACCCTGCGCGACATCCTGGACGCTCTGCAGAGGTTATTCCCTCATGCCGAGcaggggatgaagaggaagagggagccAGGTGAGTCGGAGCTGGAGGCTGGAGATGCTCCTGATGAAATATTACATCTCTTATACCTGTTGTTTTCTACACGTCAGATCTGACGTCTGGGATCTTCGACCAGGGCCTGATATGTGGAGGAGACGAGGGCTCCAGCACATCCAGCATCTCCACAACCTCCACCTCCAAGAGCAAAAACTTCCTGCACTTTGCCAGGTGAGTCTGAACTACAagaatgtgaaaacatctttccAGCCTGATGCCATCTCTTAAATCCCTCTCGTCTCATCCTCAGGAGTGCAGTCAAACACCCGACGTCCCACCGTCCCAGGATGCTCCTGGCTGGTCGTCCCGGTTCCGGTCAAACCTCCCACTTGGCTCCAGCGATCCTGCACGCTCTGGAGCGCTTCGCCGTCAACAGCCTGGACTCTGCTGTGCTTTTTGGAGTCAGCAGCACCTCCCCAGAGGAAGCCTGCGTCCAGGTGACTCCTCAGCAAACACCACAGTGATGGAGGCTTAATGGCTAGAAATGACATCACGTTCTCGTTGTAATTGGAGCGACTCAGGGAAAACAACTCGAAAGGGATTGGATGCCCTTTGCGGGGAGCGACGACTGTTATATTAAAAACAGAGTCATGCAGGTTCACTAGAAACTTGCAACGTTCCTACAAGTGTAGAGATACACGATGCCTGCAGAATGTAAATACTTGAACACAAACTCGCAATAGTTTCACACAAGACGGATCCTTTCTAACCATAACCACTTAATGCTGACTTTAAATTAATTCCAAAAGTCTTGAGGAGGATTGTCGGTCCAAAATTGTGTTTCACCAGGTAGAGTTAACAATACTTTCTGTCTTCTTGTGCTACTCTTGTTAATTTAGTATCCACTGGTGTGTCTAGAGGTGAGCTCAGCTGACCTTTAGTGACATCTGGTGGCGATGACGTTTTTTTTAGCTGCCGCTCTGGTCTAAAGAGTGTGTTGTAATCTTCAGACACagatatataaaatgtatttcagaGGAAGAAACAACCTGGTTCTCTGCGTTCTCTCTCAGGTGTTCTGCGAGGCCAGGCGGACGTCTCCCAGCATCCTCTACATGCCTCACATCCAGCAGTGGTGGGAGACCGCCGGGTCCTCGCTGAGGGCATCCTTCCTCAGCCTGCTGGGCAGCATCCCATCCCTctcccccatcctcctcctcgccaCCTGCAGCGTCCCCCTTCAGCAGCTGGATCCAGAGGTGAGCAGCTGGACTGAACCAATACAGAATGTGtctgaaacatagactgtatataagaagtggacgtagtcaccgtgacgtcactgagtggtttgtggactgccgttttgaagcctcgagttcgccCTTTTGGCTgtcccatcttggtttttacccgtcgccatcttggttattgtttttactgtttttacttATCTTCTTCTATGCTCAGATTCAGTCTCTGTTTTGGGAGGACTACGGGGAGATTTACACCATCGGTGTTCCCAACAAGCATGAGAGGACCGACTTCTTCCAGGACCTCATTCTGAACCAGGCGGCCGAGGCGCCCTCCAAGAACAGAGCACGTATGTGACTCCATCTTGTTCAGATGCTTGTTGGTGTGATAATTAAACCCGTAACATTAAGTGTTAAGTAAagcagttaaataaataaatgatgttgatgatgataaatgaatttgacctcctccccctctcagTGACTCAGGCCATGGAGATCCTTCCCCTGGCTCCCCTGCCTCCCCCCCGCCAGCTGCCGAAGCAGGAACGCCTCCGTGTGCAGGAGCGGGAGGAGGACGTGATGCGGGAGCTACGCCTCTTCCTGCGTAACGTCACCGAGCGTCTGAGTCTGGACCGCCGCTTCAAGGCCTTCTCCAAACCGGTCGACACAGAGGAGGTGAGTGAATTTTCTTCAGTAAACTTAACTTTAGtaaactttaaaggtgcagtgtgtaggatttggtgacatctagtggtgtggttgcagattgcaaccaactgagtacccctccactcaccgtggtaatgccgttggcctcgctcagaggtcatccataccataataacactactttaggcgCAACAGAGCTcggacggcggctggcggtaccaccgtttagcgctttgcagctcacgttactgcagtttcacaagcgtgtcggagaactacggtggccttcaggtaacgtgaaagtctctctctagagccagtgtttggtttgtccgttctgggctactgtagaaacatggaggactcagtGGTCGGAAAGTCTTTTCAAATCATGCTGATGGCTGAAATGGCTGCCAGATTGAACTCATTCATACACAGCATAAGGTCAAGCATCCTCCAGTTGGTGCTTATGGtgaaaaaacaatgtcaaacaaTTAGATAGTCGcccaaatagataataaaaagcAAAGGGGCGATGCTAGACTATCATACAACGGTGGTGATATGTTGCCAATATATTGTTGTCATAGAGCTGAGAGCGCTTTTTTAATGAAACGCTGAGATGAAGCGCCCCGCTAGCACTTATAGACGCTACAtggacacatttttattttatttgacctttatttaaccagttaaaatcaattgagaaccaattctcatttacaatgatgaccaTGAAACGTGCAGAATACATTAATTTAATGAACATTACTAAATATATGGAAGTTAAACTACAGATTCATAAGCTGAAACTTTACAACATGTTGATGTAGAGAAACGTTTGAAGAAATGGTCCCGGATCTGTGTTTGAGCACCGTCAGCATGATTTTACATTTCCTCTTTTAGTCCTCGCatcactccctcctcctcttcctcccttctttcctttccttcgtTCCCTTCttcactctctcctctcctctgtctccatcCAGGTGCCGGACTACGTGTTGGTGGTCAAGAAGCCCATGGACTTCTCCACGCTGCTGACCAACATCGACGTGCAGAAGTACGTCACCGTCAACGATTTCATGTCAGACGTGGACCTGATCTGGAAGAACGCCCTCGAGTACAACCCGGACAGCGACCCCATGGGTGAGACAACCACTgacacacaaatatgatgtacaGTCGATTAAAGTAAATACAGGAGCTCAATATTCatttgaagttgttttttttatttgaattaatgTTTATAGCAGTATATAGGAaagaaattatatattttactatttatgtataactctgtttgtgtgtgtcagaccgCCACATCCGTCACCGCGCGTACGCCCTGAAGGACACGGTGCGCGCCATCATGAGAGACGAGCTGAACAAAGAATTTGAGGGAGTCTGCGAGGAGATCAGAGAGTCGCGCATCAAGAGAGGTGAAACTTCCTGAAACTTGTCCCGTCGCCGCTTGTCTGTTTGTCAGATCTGACCTACAGCAGGAAGTGGTGGCGAAGTGCAGCAGAGGTCCAACACGGACACTGTTGTATCAATTCAGTCTCAGCTACATAACCTGGGAACCACAGCAGTAAAACACAGTGTCTGACATTCACCGGGGAAAAGAGCCTCTAATGAGATGCAActcaagacttttattttgctttCAGCGTCTTCCTGTGGGACTGAGGCCAACCCAGAGGAGGCCGACGGCGTCTGCAGCTCGGCGTTCACCAGAAACAGCCCCAGACCTCGACGTAAGTCCACCACGAAGGATGAAATATATGAGAACGTACAGTAGAACAACACTCGGACAACTTATGTCCTTTGATGCAGCAGAAACGACAACAGGTCGTGTCCTTGGTATTCTTTGGGGACCTAAATTGCagcataattttataatttaaagtTACATGTaggtttttatttaaaggaacactgtAACATTTTAGGGGATCTATAATATTcgtaactatgttttcattagtgtataatcaccttaaactaagaatggttgtgtttccgttagcttagaatgagtccttcatatctacattgacagtttttcctcgccaaaatttagcataagtttggagcgttatttaacctccttcacgacaagctagtatgacatggttgataccgatggattcctctctagctttaaaactgaacccgctacaacctaaaaatctcaagttaaaagtggcgttaacacgttattattgctttaactttaacagcctgAATAAAAATGATATCTTAGATttgtaacttcagtatttttaaaTCTTATCTACGGACGACGGTGGTCAAATGTCTAATTTGTGGATCATAAAACCGATTCATAGCAGTTCATTTGGCTGCTGTGTTGCAACAAAAGGTTCAGTGTTGATACAACGAAAGTGAAAGTGAGGGTGAAGTGAAGCTACAAGGACAGGAAGCTGCAGTCTTTATTTAAGCATCAAAGCATCCGAGTGAGAGAGCAGATGAGAGGAAGAGGCAGCGACGAGAGAGAGCGCAGATGAAAAGGAAAAGTCAAGAGGAGAAGATCAagtggagagaagaggaggttTGATTGCACTCAGCAGCATCCTCcggccttcttcctcctctctctctctgtaatgacCTTCCCCCCTCCTGTCACTTCTCTTTGCAGCTCGTAAGAAAAAACGTTACAAACGGCCGAGAAAATCCAAGTGGAGCACCGGCGTCATCAAGAAAGCCCAGAAAAAGAAGCCGCCGCTCCCtgcctcctcttcgtcctcctcgtcctcctccatcacatcCAGCAGGGGCAGCTCTGAGTCGGGCCCCGAGGATAACAGAGTCGTTGAGATGAGAAATGGCGCAGTTGATCCGAGCTCATCCACCGCGTCAGAGAACAGCGACGGCGAGCGCCTGAACGGGTTTCACCACCCCTTAAACGGCGTCCTTGTGAACGGGTACAACCGTCCCGAGCCAGCTGACAGCGCCCCCGCAGGGAGGCTGGGGCATCGAACCCGGACCTCGAAGACTCCCCCGAACCTGAACGCGATGGTGAACGGGGTTTGTTTGAGCGAAATAGGTCTGTATCTGTAAGGAAAGCGCCTCTGAGTGGCGGTGTGAGCGCCTCGCTCTACTAACTGGTCTCCGCTGGACTGCGACCGAGCTACGCTGCTGCGATGACACGTGtgtaaaacaggaagtgaaagtAACACGCTGCTTctgcttcctgctgctgctgagcaaGCTTCAACGGGCCAAAGCTTCAGACTCTCTGCAGAAGTCTGCTGGGCATCGAGCCGACACTGACACAACACGTTCTCTTTAGTCTACATATAGGAATGAATATACATATGTTTACAGATGATGAttgatgaatgatgaatacactATAACTAATGATTTAAAGggccatttttaaaacattaatattattctggcagccgattagactgttgtcaggctattaaacccc
This Sebastes fasciatus isolate fSebFas1 chromosome 17, fSebFas1.pri, whole genome shotgun sequence DNA region includes the following protein-coding sequences:
- the LOC141753846 gene encoding ATPase family AAA domain-containing protein 2-like isoform X3, which produces MVTLRGRGREDPDQRSGSPQRPAKSFQFPQRARAETRSRSTVHQPDGVYGEDDEQNHVDWETQEDEDEEAVRFILRKSPRLQSSSGVGRKIGLRRSSRPTKPTRRYPASNMFDGISTNAARSVLTRMDNMKKIRWLSNNKEGKLQKIYSKAQRSRTPVPPQTELIDSEDDNGGVVDEDSRREVSADDDSNCSTDQNFDAKLSRASLLYKGPSGEFPRGTFRISASGANTTRRTAFRPTKRALADRSDEDNDSDDEVQDVGKVPGSRQPLGPRTEDFLGTRRDKMNAGAGLADIDPMAIDQSVGFDSIGGLSGHISALKEMVVFPLLYPEVFDNFKIQPPRGCLFYGPPGTGKTLVARVLANECSHGNRKVAFFMRKGADCLSKWVGESERQLRLLFEQAYQMRPSIIFFDEIDGLAPVRSSRQDQIHSSIVSTLLALMDGLDNRGEVVVIGATNRLDSIDPGLRRPGRFDREFLFGLPDRESRKEILKIHTRQWKPRPSEDFLDELAEKCVGYCGADIRAVCTEAALCALRRRYPQIYSTSQKLLLDVSSIAVSSCDFVAAMKKMVPASHRVAASPAKPLYPEVQPLLVATLRDILDALQRLFPHAEQGMKRKREPDLTSGIFDQGLICGGDEGSSTSSISTTSTSKSKNFLHFARSAVKHPTSHRPRMLLAGRPGSGQTSHLAPAILHALERFAVNSLDSAVLFGVSSTSPEEACVQVFCEARRTSPSILYMPHIQQWWETAGSSLRASFLSLLGSIPSLSPILLLATCSVPLQQLDPEIQSLFWEDYGEIYTIGVPNKHERTDFFQDLILNQAAEAPSKNRALTQAMEILPLAPLPPPRQLPKQERLRVQEREEDVMRELRLFLRNVTERLSLDRRFKAFSKPVDTEEVPDYVLVVKKPMDFSTLLTNIDVQKYVTVNDFMSDVDLIWKNALEYNPDSDPMDRHIRHRAYALKDTVRAIMRDELNKEFEGVCEEIRESRIKRASSCGTEANPEEADGVCSSAFTRNSPRPRPRKKKRYKRPRKSKWSTGVIKKAQKKKPPLPASSSSSSSSSITSSRGSSESGPEDNRVVEMRNGAVDPSSSTASENSDGERLNGFHHPLNGVLVNGYNRPEPADSAPAGRLGHRTRTSKTPPNLNAMVNGVCLSEIEEHNNGGEMRANMAALEQMQLFKSVSSVEILDEETRPLVVNHSKLRDLLSRAVVKTECCEVEPLEKFYALLAQCIYRHRNNHNKTALLQEMKKEIDSFS
- the LOC141753846 gene encoding ATPase family AAA domain-containing protein 2-like isoform X2 encodes the protein MVTLRGRGREDPDQRSGSPQRPAKSFQFPQRARAETRSRSTVHQPDGVYGEDDEQNHVDWETQEDEDEEAVRFILRKSPRLQSSSGVGRKIGLRRSSRPTKPTRRYPASNMFDGISTNAARSVLTRMDNMKKIRWLSNNKEGKLQKIYSKAQRSRTPVPPQTELIDSEDDNGGVVDEDSRREVSADDDSNCSTDQNFDAKLSRASLLYKGPSGEFPRGTFRISASGANTTRRTAFRPTKRALADRSDEDNDSDDEVQDVGKVPGSSRQPLGPRTEDFLGTRRDKMNAGAGLADIDPMAIDQSVGFDSIGGLSGHISALKEMVVFPLLYPEVFDNFKIQPPRGCLFYGPPGTGKTLVARVLANECSHGNRKVAFFMRKGADCLSKWVGESERQLRLLFEQAYQMRPSIIFFDEIDGLAPVRSSRQDQIHSSIVSTLLALMDGLDNRGEVVVIGATNRLDSIDPGLRRPGRFDREFLFGLPDRESRKEILKIHTRQWKPRPSEDFLDELAEKCVGYCGADIRAVCTEAALCALRRRYPQIYSTSQKLLLDVSSIAVSSCDFVAAMKKMVPASHRVAASPAKPLYPEVQPLLVATLRDILDALQRLFPHAEQGMKRKREPDLTSGIFDQGLICGGDEGSSTSSISTTSTSKSKNFLHFARSAVKHPTSHRPRMLLAGRPGSGQTSHLAPAILHALERFAVNSLDSAVLFGVSSTSPEEACVQVFCEARRTSPSILYMPHIQQWWETAGSSLRASFLSLLGSIPSLSPILLLATCSVPLQQLDPEIQSLFWEDYGEIYTIGVPNKHERTDFFQDLILNQAAEAPSKNRALTQAMEILPLAPLPPPRQLPKQERLRVQEREEDVMRELRLFLRNVTERLSLDRRFKAFSKPVDTEEVPDYVLVVKKPMDFSTLLTNIDVQKYVTVNDFMSDVDLIWKNALEYNPDSDPMDRHIRHRAYALKDTVRAIMRDELNKEFEGVCEEIRESRIKRASSCGTEANPEEADGVCSSAFTRNSPRPRPRKKKRYKRPRKSKWSTGVIKKAQKKKPPLPASSSSSSSSSITSSRGSSESGPEDNRVVEMRNGAVDPSSSTASENSDGERLNGFHHPLNGVLVNGYNRPEPADSAPAGRLGHRTRTSKTPPNLNAMVNGVCLSEIEHNNGGEMRANMAALEQMQLFKSVSSVEILDEETRPLVVNHSKLRDLLSRAVVKTECCEVEPLEKFYALLAQCIYRHRNNHNKTALLQEMKKEIDSFS